The Nodosilinea sp. FACHB-141 sequence GCCTAATTGAGAAACTAGCCCACTGTCTATAGAATCCTCAGCCAACACCGACACATAGTCAGTTCGGCGTCAGCATCTCCCCAAGGAACTTCATCAACCAATGTAGCTTTGCTGCAACAAAGCTTATTGCAACTTAGCCTGTCCCGTTTCTAGCTCAGGCAAGGGGCATCCAGTGTGGCGGCGGCCCACAGTTGAGTCTGTCAGAAAGCCGATGGTCAGGGGATAGAAGGGCCTCTCCCCTGGGACACGGCCTAGGGATGTTGCGGCAATCTTTAATTTCGCTCTGACAGAATTTTGGCAGCAGAAAACAGATTAATTTATGCACCGCTCACCATTTCTCAGGGGCGAGCAAAAATCCAATTTGAAAAGTGTCCCACTTCTGAGATCTGGGATAAGCTAATTGGCGACGTTCGCTGCTCCTCCGATCGCGATTTACACCATGAATTGGCGACTCTGCAATCTCCCCAGACTGACTTCTGCTGCTCAATTCAAACCCGGCGTGGTTAAGACTTTAGTTCGTAATTTGGCGAGCGGTTGGAGGCAGAGACCTCGCCGCAGAGCCTTGCTCGGGCTAGGGTTGGCTACAGCCTTCTTGGTCTCAGTAGCGGTGCCCCGCTCGGTACCGGTGGCCAACGCTCAAGACCTGACCGCTGCGCTTTGGACTCGGGCCTCGTTTCCGGTCGAAAATTTCCAGACCTATACCTCCCCCTTTGGCTACCGCAGCGACCCCTACAACGGTGGCTCTCGTTTTCATTACGGCCTTGACTTAGCAGCCCCCAATGGCAGCTATATTCGCAACTGGTGGGCGGGCGAAGTGCTGTGGGTTGAAGGCGACGGGGCCTGCGGCACCTCCATGGCAATTAAATCGGGGGAATGGACCCACATCTATTGCCACATGCAGGGGCATGTGGAGGGCAGTGGCCAGAACAGAGTCATGGTCGATCGCGATGGCGGCATTCAGCTGCGGGCGGGCCAAGCCATTCCGGCGGGGGCGCGCATTGGCCGAGTAGGCATGACGGGCCGCACCACCGGGCCACACCTACACTGGGCCTTGAAGTACCAAGACAACTGGGTTGACCCAGCCCTGGTGCTGCGGGCTATGTATGTTGGCCAGCAGGCAGCGCTGTAGGGTTCGGTGCCTTGCCCCGGTTGGCGGTGGATAGCCTGGTTAGGACTTGTGGTTTTGGTGATGGGAGTGGCGATCGCTCAGCCGCTCCCGGCCCTGGCGGCTGATAGCCACCCACCTCTGACATTGGACCTGTTGCGCCAGCGATTGGCGACCCCAGTGCAGCGGGAGGGCAGGCCTGCCATTGACCTGCGCTACTACACCATCGATCTAGGGCCGGACAGCCCCCTGACCGATAGCTTTTACCGACTGCTGAGCAGCGGGCTGCAAAGACCGGCTACAACCCCAGCGCTCGACCTGAGCTATGCCGTGGTGCAGGGCGATCTCGACTTGCAGCGCTTGGGCCAGCGCGAACCCCTCTATGGGGACAACCTCTCACCGCTGCTGAGCGATGCCGGACGGGCCCAGCTGAGGCGCGATCGCCAGC is a genomic window containing:
- a CDS encoding M23 family metallopeptidase — protein: MATAFLVSVAVPRSVPVANAQDLTAALWTRASFPVENFQTYTSPFGYRSDPYNGGSRFHYGLDLAAPNGSYIRNWWAGEVLWVEGDGACGTSMAIKSGEWTHIYCHMQGHVEGSGQNRVMVDRDGGIQLRAGQAIPAGARIGRVGMTGRTTGPHLHWALKYQDNWVDPALVLRAMYVGQQAAL